In a genomic window of Schistocerca gregaria isolate iqSchGreg1 chromosome 5, iqSchGreg1.2, whole genome shotgun sequence:
- the LOC126273112 gene encoding uncharacterized protein LOC126273112 has translation MRHNTIASCTENPEEPSILTTVNIKMKKYYQLVLVIVSVVSFITLLFYRHEYNRLRYVMEVLSFFGKPGQVAECLPPNISQNLKKSVSFIDPLPSWQRLTDTHFVYSAFWEKNDIHSHVKVFSVEAGKTIPQYSCEVWFEDNNTPVTGRFSYTIIQSKESALTHEQTVIADNVIAYNLYCKPKQIPGIPFGVTFFKTDSLLPSHVFIPVGYPVDRPILENSTAVCIVPGFKPVLQKSAIIEFLSYHHLIGVNEFIVYDKGLPNRIAHVLLDPAIKENFGIALSLLPWNFPFPHLEAEPVMRLVVERDCIQRTAGKVRNVAVLGWGEYVVPRYHHTLAGMLDDFDTKKKTTTSFEIPTIVFCTDLLEHDTDESLPLVLRKTRYYKGDDMDPPLHLYRPQTAVSRFTVPSTQRVSQGIAAVHRYIECMLGTGEQPVETLPYERAILRFAGDLKRSKLLRAWSSGRLF, from the coding sequence ATGAGACATAATACCATCGCGTCATGCACAGAGAATCCAGAGGAGCCCTCCATTCTCACAACAGTAAACATCAAGATGAAGAAATACTATCAGTTAGTTTTGGTGATTGTGTCTGTGGTAAGTTTTATAACACTTCTCTTCTACCGCCACGAGTACAACAGGCTACGTTATGTTATGGAAGTGCTGAGCTTTTTTGGAAAACCAGGACAAGTGGCTGAGTGCCTTCCTCCTAACATCTctcaaaatttaaagaaatctgtCAGTTTCATTGATCCACTGCCATCTTGGCAACGACTGACGGACACACATTTTGTTTACTCAGCCTTCTGGGAAAAGAATGATATCCATAGTCATGTGAAAGTTTTCTCTGTTGAAGCAGGGAAAACTATTCCACAGTACAGTTGTGAAGTTTGGTTTGAAGACAATAACACCCCAGTAACTGGAAGATTCAGTTACACAATAATTCAGTCAAAAGAGAGTGCACTTACCCACGAACAAACTGTGATTGCAGATAATGTTATAGCTTATAACTTGTACTGCAAACCAAAGCAAATTCCTGGTATTCCGTTTGGGGTTACATTTTTCAAGACTGATAGTTTGTTGCCGTCCCATGTTTTCATTCCTGTTGGTTATCCTGTTGACAGACCAATATTAGAAAATAGCACAGCAGTTTGCATTGTACCCGGATTTAAACCAGTACTGCAAAAATCTGCAATCATTGAATTTCTTAGCTACCATCATCTTATTGGAGTAAATGAATTTATAGTATATGACAAAGGCTTACCAAACCGAATTGCTCATGTGCTGCTGGATCCAGcaattaaagaaaattttggtaTTGCATTGTCTTTGCTTCCCTGGAATTTCCCATTTCCACATTTGGAAGCAGAGCCAGTTATGAGACTTGTTGTCGAGAGGGACTGCATACAAAGAACTGCTGGAAAAGTTCGGAATGTGGCTGTTTTAGGTTGGGGTGAGTATGTAGTGCCTAGGTATCACCACACTCTTGCAGGTATGTTAGATGATTTTGACACAAAGAAAAAAACAACCACCAGTTTTGAAATACCAACAATAGTTTTTTGTACTGATCTCTTAGAACATGACACAGACGAATCTTTACCATTGGTTCTTAGAAAGACGAGGTATTACAAAGGAGACGACATGGACCCCCCTCTGCATCTGTATCGTCCTCAGACGGCAGTGTCCAGGTTTACCGTACCCAGTACACAACGTGTTTCACAAGGAATAGCTGCTGTACATCGCTACATAGAATGCATGCTTGGTACTGGTGAACAGCCAGTTGAAACTCTTCCGTATGAGAGAGCTATTCTTAGATTTGCAGGGGATTTGAAACGATCTAAATTGTTAAGAGCCTGGTCTTCAGGTAGACTattctaa